Genomic DNA from Calditrichota bacterium:
TCAGACCAAAAAAGCCAATCGAATAAAGTGCCAGAACCCCTGCGTACTTTCCAATCGCTGCCCATGGAATCGGGTCGGCGAAAGCCTTTTCCCAGACATCCGTGTAGGTGGTAAACAGATAGGGGCGAACGGTTTCGAATGCCGGAATGGGGCTGGCTGTTATGATGAGAAAAATAATCAGGACGACAATGCTGCCGATAATCGGCCCGATTGCATTTGAAACGAGCACGGAAAACAGGAATGCCAGACTGGCGATCACGCTCATGGCTACGATAGCCAGAGCGTAAGCCAGAGCAAATCGCAAAAGCGCTTCCCGAAGCGTAAAAATGAGAATGCCGTCCTTTAAAACCACTAAGTCTCCGAGGCCGAAGAGAAAATATCCGACAATCAGGCTGAGCAGGGCCATGAAAATGAGAAGCAGTGCTGTGTAAACGAGTGAAAGAATGATTTTGGAGATAATAAT
This window encodes:
- a CDS encoding ABC transporter permease subunit, which produces MWTLVKIEWIKTFRRWRTYIGFATIGFFLPLFFIAMKLSGGEFVLNSPALKAIQENFIVIGHVFNGMFVSRMLMNTLFVHIPLLVVLVPGDSVAGESASGTIRTILTRPPSRLEIIISKIILSLVYTALLLIFMALLSLIVGYFLFGLGDLVVLKDGILIFTLREALLRFALAYALAIVAMSVIASLAFLFSVLVSNAIGPIIGSIVVLIIFLIITASPIPAFETVRPYLFTTYTDVWEKAFADPIPWAAIGKYAGVLALYSIGFFGLSALIFQRKDILS